From Acidobacteriota bacterium:
TCAGATCATCTTTGCTCAATCAGTTCGTCTCCAACACGGCATTGTCCCACACTTCACTCCAGCGCCCTGACGGCCGCTTCCACCTGCCGGGCCAGCGCCGGATAGTCGTCGCCCTCGAGGCGGAGCGGTGCCCCGAAGCGGACGATGACGCGGCCGGGTGTGGGAAAACGGGCTTTCTGGTGCAGCACGCGGTCGACGCCGACCAGCCGCACGGGGACGACAGGCACGCCCAGCCTCGCTCCGATCATCCCGATGCCCGCCCGGAACTCGTTGATCTCGCCACCCATCGTCCGTTTGCCCTCCGGGAAGATGAGTAGTGACTGCCCTTCTTCGAGGAGCTGCCCGATGTAGCGCAGCGTGTGACGGGTTCCGGCCTCGCGCTGCGGGATCGGGAAAGCGTTGAAGAACAGCGACGCCAGGCAGTAGTTGAGCCCGTTGGTGACGCGCTGCGAGAGCGGCCGCCCCGCCGGATGGAAGTGCGCGTCGAAGAACTCCTTGGCCATCGCCACGGCCGTGGCGTACCGCCATCGACGAGGCAGCGCCATCAGGACGACGGGGGTGTCCATGTGGCTCTGATGCGTCGAGGCGAACACCACGGGACCCTCGAGTCCCGACAGGTGTTCCAGTCCTTCCACACGCACGCGCGCGAACACGCGTCCGAGCGGCAGGATCCACGTCGGCAGGCTCAGGCGGCGCAGCCAGCGGGCCGGCCATGTCCGGTTCCAGCGAGGGAAGTCGAACGGCGTGCGGTCGTCGGCGCGAGTGGTGTCGATCCCATGTGGTGATGGCGTTGGCACGCGCGATGCGATGTCGCGCGGTTCCGTGTCGCCAGGCTCCGTCGTGTCGGTCCGAGGGACAGGGTGTTGGCCGACGAGCGCACGCAGATCGCCGACGGTCACTGCCGCCGCGAACGCCCCCTCGTCGACGATGGTCTGGAACTGCTGCTCGAGCGCCATCAACAACTCGACGCGTTCGAGCGAGCTGAGGGCCAGCGCGCCGAGCGCCGTGTCGTCGTCGATCTCGCGTCCTCTCGCGAAGCGCGAGACGGCGTGCAGCAGCCGATCCCCTCCCGTTGCGAGCATGGCGGCAGGCTGTTCGCCCGACTCCACCCACGCGCGCAACGCCGTGCGTTTCAGCTTGCGCGTCCCCTCCGTACGCGGCAGTTCGCTCGACGTCCAGATCGATGCGCCACGGACCTTCTGATGCGCGTCGAGACGCGTGTTGGCCTCGTCAACGACCCGCGACATCTGCGCCGGATCGTCGAGCACGAGCACGGCGTGCACGCGTTCCTCACCCTCCTCGCGCCGCCCGACCACCGCCACGTCGCGCACGCCGGGCACTGCCGCCAGCACGCGCTCGATATCGTCAGGAAAGACGTTCAGCCCGTCGGCCGTGACGATCATCTCCTTCTTGCGCCCGAGGATGTAGAGCCGCCCCTGCTCGTCGAGCCCACCGATGTCGCCGGTATGGAGCCAACCGTCCTCGGTGGGCCTTGGGCCCTCCAGCTGGCCGGTTGCCGGTTGCCGGTTGCCGGTTGCCGGCGTGGCGCTCTGTCCGGTGCCCGGTGCCGTCACATACCCCCGCGACACGTTGTCGCCCCGCACAAGGATCTCGCCATCGTCGGCGATGCGGACTTCGACGCCGTGGATCGGCTTGCCCACGCTGCCCTTGCGTGCGTTCAGCGGGTGGTTGAGCGTGACGATCGGGGCGGTTTCCGTGAGCCCGTATCCCTGCACCACGAGGAAGCCGAGGCCGCCCCAGAACTCCTCGAGCGCCGGATCGAGCGGCGCGGCACCAACCACCGCCGCCCAGAACTTGTAGCCGAACGCTCGATGGACCCGGCGGAAGCGCCACCAGCGCCGATACCACTTCTCCTTCGGCAGCGGCGTGATGCCGCTGTCGGGCGCCGGCTGCACCG
This genomic window contains:
- a CDS encoding AMP-binding protein, whose product is MVSGSRGTSQAGSGQPPARATLIDFFVDATRRTDPFLVHDDGYRTRTFRYDEIGAAAGRLAARLHAAGIGKGEAVLLWGENRPEWIVALWACLLRGIIVVPIDYRSAPALVDRIGAVVSARLLIVGDDVEQQAVSDAFPQWTLASCLREDDTAPADAPPVSITADDTAEIIFTSGATAEPKGVIITHRNVLANIVPIEREMAKYRRYIRPFSPIRFLNLLPLSHMFGQAMATFVPPMLGGTVVFMRSLAPGDIVRQIRARRVSVLVSVPKILDVLREHVRHRFPDTQAVQPAPDSGITPLPKEKWYRRWWRFRRVHRAFGYKFWAAVVGAAPLDPALEEFWGGLGFLVVQGYGLTETAPIVTLNHPLNARKGSVGKPIHGVEVRIADDGEILVRGDNVSRGYVTAPGTGQSATPATGNRQPATGQLEGPRPTEDGWLHTGDIGGLDEQGRLYILGRKKEMIVTADGLNVFPDDIERVLAAVPGVRDVAVVGRREEGEERVHAVLVLDDPAQMSRVVDEANTRLDAHQKVRGASIWTSSELPRTEGTRKLKRTALRAWVESGEQPAAMLATGGDRLLHAVSRFARGREIDDDTALGALALSSLERVELLMALEQQFQTIVDEGAFAAAVTVGDLRALVGQHPVPRTDTTEPGDTEPRDIASRVPTPSPHGIDTTRADDRTPFDFPRWNRTWPARWLRRLSLPTWILPLGRVFARVRVEGLEHLSGLEGPVVFASTHQSHMDTPVVLMALPRRWRYATAVAMAKEFFDAHFHPAGRPLSQRVTNGLNYCLASLFFNAFPIPQREAGTRHTLRYIGQLLEEGQSLLIFPEGKRTMGGEINEFRAGIGMIGARLGVPVVPVRLVGVDRVLHQKARFPTPGRVIVRFGAPLRLEGDDYPALARQVEAAVRALE